A window of Diospyros lotus cultivar Yz01 chromosome 14, ASM1463336v1, whole genome shotgun sequence contains these coding sequences:
- the LOC127791189 gene encoding protein HOTHEAD-like, translating to MALLRQMKFLFLFLLLLLLNPDPPICQGKQTWKEKYPFIRMASSFSSSTSTLSSSKAYDYIIVGGGTAGCPLAATLSRNFSVLLLERGGVPFGNANVSFLRNFHISLADTSQDSASQLFISTDGVFNSRARVLGGGTCINAGFYTRASSSDVRKAGWDPKLVKESYPWIENQIVHRPKLVPWQIAVRDALLEVGVSPFNGFTYDHLYGTKVGGTIFDRFGRRHTAAELLASSNPQNLDVLIHATVQKIVFDTTGKKPRAVGVIFRDENGKRHRASLGNRRRSEIIASCGAIGSPQLLMLSGIGPKEELRKLNISVLVDNEFVGKGMSDNPMNTVFVPTKNPVEQSLIQTVGITKKGVYIEASSGFGQSQDSIRCNHGIASAEIGQLSTIPPKHRTREAMQAYARSKRELPHEAFKGGFILEKIANPLSKGQLRLLNTDAADNPAVTFNYFSHPHDLRRCVDGIRIMEKLVASTHFTNFTRCGKHCVEKLLNMSVKATVNLMPKHTNDTRSLEQFCRDTVITIWHYHGGCHVGKVVNGEYKVHGVHGLRVIDGSTFTQSPGTNPQATVMMMGRYMGVKILRERLGRLAGI from the exons ATGGCTTTGCTTCGGCAGATGAAgttcctcttcctctttcttctccttctgcTCCTCAATCCAGACCCCCCCATTTGCCAAG GTAAACAAACATGGAAAGAGAAGTATCCATTCATCAGAATGGCGAGCTCGTTCTCATCGTCGACATCGACTTTATCGAGCAGCAAGGCCTACGACTACATAATCGTGGGCGGCGGCACGGCCGGCTGCCCACTGGCAGCCACCCTGTCCCGGAACTTCAGCGTGTTGTTGCTGGAGAGAGGGGGTGTGCCGTTCGGGAACGCCAACGTCTCCTTCCTGCGCAACTTCCATATCTCTTTGGCGGACACGTCACAGGACTCTGCCTCTCAGCTTTTCATTTCCACCGACGGAGTATTCAATTCCAGGGCGAGAGTGCTGGGCGGGGGGACTTGCATCAATGCCGGCTTCTACACCAGGGCAAGCTCAAG TGACGTTAGAAAGGCAGGGTGGGATCCCAAATTGGTGAAGGAATCGTACCCCTGGATCGAAAACCAAATCGTTCATCGCCCCAAGCTCGTGCCCTGGCAGATCGCCGTCCGAGACGCCCTTCTCGAAGTCGGCGTCTCGCCCTTCAACGGTTTCACCTACGATCACCTCTACGGTACCAAGGTCGGCGGCACCATCTTCGACAGGTTCGGCCGCCGCCACACGGCCGCCGAGCTTCTCGCCTCCTCCAACCCCCAAAATCTCGACGTTCTCATCCATGCCACTGTTCAAAAAATCGTCTTTGACACCACAG GGAAGAAACCGAGGGCGGTGGGAGTGATCTTCAGGGACGAAAACGGGAAGCGACATCGAGCTTCTCTGGGGAACAGGCGGCGGAGCGAAATCATAGCGTCGTGCGGAGCAATCGGCAGCCCGCAGCTGCTGATGCTTAGCGGAATTGGGCCCAAAGAAGAGCTTCGGAAGTTGAACATATCGGTGTTGGTGGACAATGAATTCGTTGGAAAAGGCATGTCCGACAACCCCATGAACACTGTTTTCGTTCCGACCAAGAATCCGGTGGAGCAGTCGTTGATACAGACTGTGGGAATCACCAAGAAGGGCGTCTACATTGAGGCCAGCAGTGGGTTCGGCCAGTCCCAGGACAGCATTCGGTGCAACCATGGAATTGCGTCGGCGGAG ATTGGGCAGCTCTCCACCATTCCCCCAAAGCATAGAACCCGAGAAGCCATGCAAGCCTACGCCAGAAGCAAGCGAGAGCTTCCCCACGAAGCGTTCAAGGGAGGCTTCATTCTGGAGAAGATCGCCAACCCCTTGTCGAAAGGCCAGCTCCGCCTCCTCAACACCGACGCCGCCGACAACCCCGCCGTCACCTTCAACTACTTCAGCCACCCCCACGACCTCCGGCGATGCGTCGACGGCATCCGCATCATGGAGAAGCTCGTAGCCTCGACCCACTTCACCAACTTTACCCGCTGCGGCAAACACTGCGTGGAGAAGCTACTGAACATGAGCGTGAAGGCCACCGTTAATCTGATGCCAAAACACACGAACGATACGAGGTCGCTTGAGCAGTTTTGCAGAGACACGGTGATCACGATCTGGCACTACCATGGGGGTTGCCATGTGGGAAAGGTGGTGAACGGGGAGTACAAGGTTCATGGCGTCCATGGGCTTCGCGTCATTGACGGCTCCACCTTCACTCAGTCGCCGGGCACTAATCCTCAAGCCACCGTTATGATGATGGGCAG GTACATGGGAGTAAAGATTTTGCGAGAGAGGCTGGGAAGATTAGCTGGTATATAA